A region from the Salifodinibacter halophilus genome encodes:
- the hemF gene encoding oxygen-dependent coproporphyrinogen oxidase — MTQPADHDAPDTDRVAAAFTDLQQQLVDRFECFEPTHRFHVDTWERSAGGGGDTRVLDDGIVFERAGVNYSHVFGDSLPTAASNRRPDLAGRSFTAFGVSVVAHPRNPFVPSAHANVRFFIATAPGEAPVWWFGGGFDLTPFYPFYADVLAWHRAAQKTCDDFDASLYPRFKQWCDDYFHLPHRDETRGIGGLFFDDFNELGFEASLSFAYAIGETFGRAFAGIAQRRRHTPYTEHERDFLCYRRGRYVEFNLVYDRGTLFGLQSKGRTESILMSMPPLAAWRYDYRPEPGGREELLARDYLRPRDWLDLDDGQIHP, encoded by the coding sequence ATGACACAACCAGCCGATCACGACGCCCCCGACACGGATCGCGTAGCAGCAGCATTCACCGACCTCCAGCAACAACTCGTCGACCGGTTCGAGTGTTTCGAGCCGACGCACCGATTTCACGTCGACACCTGGGAACGTAGCGCCGGCGGTGGCGGCGACACACGCGTGCTCGACGACGGCATCGTCTTTGAGCGCGCCGGTGTGAACTATTCACACGTGTTCGGCGACAGCCTGCCAACCGCAGCGTCCAACCGTCGCCCCGACCTGGCTGGCCGCAGCTTCACGGCTTTCGGTGTGTCCGTGGTAGCCCATCCACGCAATCCGTTTGTGCCAAGCGCGCATGCCAACGTCCGATTCTTCATCGCCACGGCACCGGGCGAGGCGCCGGTATGGTGGTTTGGTGGCGGCTTCGATCTGACACCGTTTTATCCCTTCTATGCCGACGTGCTGGCTTGGCATCGGGCCGCGCAAAAAACCTGCGACGATTTCGATGCCTCCCTCTATCCACGTTTTAAACAGTGGTGCGATGATTATTTTCATCTGCCCCACCGCGACGAGACACGCGGCATCGGCGGTTTGTTTTTCGACGATTTCAACGAACTGGGATTCGAAGCAAGCCTGTCGTTTGCTTACGCGATCGGCGAGACCTTCGGCCGAGCGTTTGCCGGCATCGCCCAACGCCGGCGACATACACCGTACACCGAGCACGAGCGCGACTTTTTGTGCTATCGGCGTGGTCGCTACGTGGAGTTCAACCTGGTCTACGACCGAGGTACGTTGTTTGGTCTACAATCCAAAGGTCGAACCGAATCGATCCTGATGTCGATGCCGCCACTCGCTGCCTGGCGCTATGATTACCGCCCCGAGCCGGGCGGCCGCGAAGAATTACTAGCGCGCGATTATCTACGCCCACGGGACTGGCTCGATCTGGACGATGGGCAGATTCACCCATGA
- a CDS encoding L-threonylcarbamoyladenylate synthase yields MRAGGVVSHATEGVWGLACDPTNETAIKRILTLKQRAPTRGLIIVAAEPEAVAARVAANAADAWSRATATWPGHTTWLLPAANHNGFYLTGGGDRIALRITAHPLCRALARASGGAIVSTSANPAGRPAPVSSWRVRRYFGQRLDYILGGHCSHPGQPSTIRDALSGTTARP; encoded by the coding sequence GTGCGCGCAGGTGGTGTCGTCTCCCACGCTACGGAAGGCGTCTGGGGACTGGCCTGTGATCCGACCAACGAGACGGCTATCAAACGGATCCTGACGCTCAAACAGCGAGCGCCCACCCGCGGTCTGATTATCGTTGCAGCCGAGCCCGAAGCCGTTGCGGCCAGAGTCGCCGCCAACGCAGCCGATGCGTGGTCCCGGGCGACCGCTACATGGCCCGGGCATACCACCTGGCTATTGCCCGCAGCCAATCATAACGGTTTTTATTTGACGGGCGGCGGCGATCGCATTGCGCTACGGATCACGGCACATCCGCTGTGCCGTGCGCTAGCTCGCGCATCCGGCGGCGCAATCGTGTCGACTAGCGCCAATCCCGCCGGCCGGCCGGCGCCCGTGTCCAGTTGGCGAGTTCGACGCTATTTCGGCCAGCGGCTCGACTATATCCTCGGCGGCCACTGTTCCCACCCCGGCCAACCCAGTACCATTCGGGATGCGCTATCCGGCACCACCGCGCGCCCATGA
- a CDS encoding DNA topoisomerase I, with protein sequence MSENLVIVESPAKARTIEKYLGQDYEVLASYGHVRDLIPKEGAVDPDDEFAMHYDVIERNAKQVGKIERELKKSKSLVLATDPDREGEAIAWHLLELLRSRGELETKQVKRVVFNEITKSAVQNAVENPREISNDLVNAQQARRALDYLVGFNLSPLLWKKVQRGLSAGRVQSPALRLICERDAEIAAFVPEEYWRIEAHLNKDATPFTARLSQLDGEKVEQFTLNDQTGANAAYEKLMAAASDGEDSTSDNGTLRVAKVDKSQRRRNPAPPFTTSTLQQEAARKLGFNARRTMRTAQSLYEGVALGDGEATGLITYMRTDSVNLANEALNEIRETIGQRYGADNCPDKPRTFKTQSKNAQEAHEAIRPTGSARTPDTIKSYLSSDQHRLYELIWQRTVASQMVPAVFDTVSADLAADRDNQHLFRASGRTLREAGFLAVYKEGRDDNADDDSDKRLPALVEGEAITLDKIEPSQHFTEPPPRFTEAALVKTLEEYDIGRPSTYAAIISTLQDREYVEMDGKAFMPTPIGKIVNKFLTDHFTHYVDYDFTARLEDRLDAVSRGEEAWQPLLAEFWERFSQQIEAKQDLTREEVAQARELGTDPETGKPVIVRIGKYGPFAQLGSKDDEEKPRFASLRKGQDMDEITLDKALYLFNLPRDLGETAEGESLQANIGRFGPYVKYDNKFASLKSDDPYTITPERAREVVAEKKEADAKKVIQTFAEAGIKVQHGPYGPYITDGSKNASVPKSQEPGDLTVDECRDILAKAPDKKKRGRGKNASSAKSKQTANNQKSSTKSKASTTNKSKSSQAQKKTGGTTKSSSKKSTTSNKKSADTNKTSSSGSSGSEQ encoded by the coding sequence ATGAGCGAAAACCTGGTTATAGTCGAATCCCCGGCTAAAGCGCGAACGATTGAAAAATATCTGGGGCAGGATTACGAAGTCCTGGCCTCGTATGGCCACGTCCGTGACCTGATTCCCAAGGAAGGCGCGGTTGATCCGGACGATGAGTTCGCGATGCATTACGACGTCATCGAGCGGAATGCGAAACAGGTCGGCAAGATCGAGCGCGAGCTTAAAAAATCGAAATCACTCGTGCTGGCCACTGACCCGGACCGCGAAGGCGAAGCAATTGCTTGGCACCTGCTGGAATTGCTGCGTAGCCGAGGCGAGCTAGAAACCAAGCAGGTCAAACGCGTCGTATTCAACGAGATCACCAAGAGTGCGGTGCAGAATGCCGTGGAAAACCCGCGCGAGATCTCCAATGATCTGGTTAACGCGCAGCAAGCGCGTCGCGCTCTGGACTATCTCGTTGGTTTCAATCTCTCACCGCTGCTCTGGAAGAAGGTGCAGCGCGGCTTGTCAGCCGGCCGTGTGCAGTCACCCGCGCTGCGGCTGATTTGTGAGCGCGACGCCGAGATCGCGGCGTTTGTGCCGGAAGAGTACTGGCGCATCGAAGCCCATCTGAATAAGGACGCGACGCCGTTTACCGCGCGCCTGTCACAACTCGACGGCGAGAAAGTCGAGCAATTCACGCTCAACGACCAGACCGGCGCTAACGCAGCTTACGAAAAGCTCATGGCTGCCGCGAGCGACGGCGAGGACTCGACATCCGATAACGGCACGCTGCGTGTCGCCAAAGTCGACAAGAGCCAGCGCCGCCGCAACCCGGCACCACCGTTTACAACCTCGACACTGCAACAAGAAGCTGCGCGCAAACTCGGCTTCAACGCGCGCCGGACCATGCGCACGGCACAGTCGCTCTACGAGGGCGTCGCGCTCGGCGACGGCGAGGCCACCGGTTTGATCACCTACATGCGAACCGACTCGGTCAACCTCGCGAACGAAGCGCTCAACGAAATCCGCGAGACCATCGGCCAGCGCTATGGGGCCGATAATTGCCCGGACAAACCGCGCACATTCAAAACGCAGTCGAAAAACGCGCAGGAAGCCCACGAAGCAATCCGGCCGACAGGGAGTGCGCGCACCCCGGACACGATCAAATCGTATCTGAGCTCGGACCAACACCGGCTATATGAGTTGATCTGGCAACGCACCGTGGCCAGTCAGATGGTGCCCGCGGTGTTCGACACAGTCTCGGCAGACCTGGCGGCGGACCGCGATAACCAGCATCTTTTCCGGGCCAGCGGGCGAACGCTCAGAGAGGCCGGTTTTCTGGCGGTCTACAAGGAAGGTCGCGACGACAACGCCGATGACGATTCGGACAAGCGCTTGCCAGCGCTGGTCGAGGGTGAAGCCATCACACTCGACAAGATCGAGCCCAGCCAGCATTTCACCGAACCACCGCCGCGCTTTACCGAGGCCGCGCTGGTCAAAACGCTGGAAGAATACGATATCGGACGACCGTCGACGTACGCTGCGATCATCTCGACGCTGCAGGACCGAGAATACGTCGAAATGGACGGCAAGGCTTTCATGCCCACGCCGATCGGCAAGATCGTCAACAAGTTCTTGACCGACCATTTCACCCACTATGTCGACTACGACTTCACCGCGCGCTTGGAGGACCGGCTGGACGCCGTGTCGCGCGGCGAGGAAGCCTGGCAGCCGCTGCTGGCCGAATTCTGGGAGCGTTTCTCGCAGCAGATCGAAGCCAAACAGGATCTAACCCGCGAAGAAGTCGCACAGGCACGCGAGCTCGGCACCGATCCCGAAACCGGCAAACCGGTCATCGTCCGCATCGGCAAATACGGGCCATTCGCACAACTCGGCTCCAAGGACGACGAGGAAAAACCGCGATTCGCGAGCCTGCGCAAAGGCCAGGACATGGACGAGATCACGCTCGATAAAGCGTTGTATCTGTTCAACCTGCCACGCGATCTCGGCGAAACCGCCGAAGGCGAATCCCTGCAGGCCAACATCGGCCGGTTCGGCCCCTACGTGAAATACGACAACAAATTCGCTTCGCTAAAAAGCGACGACCCTTATACCATCACGCCCGAACGTGCCCGCGAGGTCGTCGCCGAGAAAAAAGAAGCTGATGCCAAGAAGGTCATCCAAACCTTCGCTGAGGCCGGTATCAAGGTCCAGCACGGCCCGTACGGTCCCTACATTACCGACGGCAGCAAGAACGCTAGTGTGCCGAAAAGCCAGGAACCCGGCGATCTGACGGTCGACGAGTGTCGCGATATTCTGGCCAAAGCCCCGGACAAGAAAAAACGTGGCCGCGGCAAGAATGCCTCGTCCGCCAAGTCCAAGCAGACCGCGAACAACCAGAAAAGCAGCACGAAATCAAAAGCGAGCACGACCAACAAGAGCAAGTCGTCCCAAGCCCAGAAGAAGACAGGCGGCACTACCAAAAGCAGTTCCAAGAAGAGCACGACGAGCAATAAAAAAAGCGCCGATACAAATAAGACATCAAGCAGCGGATCGTCCGGCAGCGAGCAATAA